The following proteins are encoded in a genomic region of Reichenbachiella sp.:
- a CDS encoding DUF3667 domain-containing protein, with protein MRALRKTKNCLNCGTPLDQVYNYCPICGQQNDDKNVSFKELGRDLFENFFSFDSRLAHTFFPFFFKPGELTRKYNEGKRFTYANPIRLYIIVSFFYFFILNIMMGDLTRELSQALDTPEADSVKAAIQNEVQFNLDSMKNAPPIMVKMDSDSISEGDENSWPLKNWQWELLYDKLNDNSISEQALYDSLKIEDRSALTKLTIKQVIRIYKRDKETLVSEIVQNLSVMMFILIPVFALLLKLMYIRRKTLYVNHLIHTIHLHTFAFFVYGVAMGLIHWAVESDNVHSWIMFTTLFVVFIYSFLSFKRVYNQSWKKTALKYWITSWLYFYILVFAIIIELLVSLLIF; from the coding sequence ATGCGAGCACTGCGAAAGACCAAAAACTGTCTAAACTGTGGTACTCCACTAGATCAGGTGTACAATTACTGTCCGATCTGTGGTCAGCAGAACGATGATAAGAATGTTTCTTTTAAGGAATTGGGTAGGGATTTATTTGAGAATTTTTTCTCATTCGATTCCAGATTAGCACATACTTTTTTTCCATTCTTTTTCAAACCTGGAGAGCTCACTAGAAAGTATAATGAAGGGAAACGCTTTACTTATGCCAATCCAATCCGTCTATACATCATAGTCAGTTTCTTTTACTTCTTTATTCTCAATATCATGATGGGGGATCTGACTCGTGAGCTTAGTCAGGCCTTAGATACGCCTGAGGCGGATTCAGTGAAAGCCGCTATTCAGAATGAAGTTCAATTCAATTTGGATTCTATGAAGAATGCCCCACCGATCATGGTTAAAATGGACAGTGATTCTATATCTGAAGGTGACGAAAACTCCTGGCCGTTGAAAAATTGGCAATGGGAATTACTCTACGACAAACTCAATGATAATAGTATAAGTGAGCAGGCCCTTTATGACTCTCTAAAGATTGAAGATAGAAGTGCTCTTACCAAACTGACTATAAAGCAGGTCATACGCATATATAAGCGTGATAAAGAAACATTGGTTTCCGAGATAGTACAGAATCTGTCTGTCATGATGTTCATTCTGATTCCAGTATTTGCCTTACTACTCAAGCTGATGTATATCAGAAGAAAAACACTCTACGTCAATCACCTGATTCATACGATCCACCTACATACGTTTGCTTTTTTTGTCTATGGTGTGGCTATGGGACTGATTCATTGGGCGGTGGAATCTGATAACGTTCATAGTTGGATTATGTTTACAACTTTGTTTGTTGTATTCATTTATTCCTTTTTGTCTTTCAAAAGGGTTTATAACCAGAGTTGGAAAAAGACAGCATTGAAATACTGGATTACCTCGTGGTTATATTTCTATATCCTGGTATTTGCCATCATTATTGAGCTATTGGTTTCGCTTTTGATTTTTTGA
- a CDS encoding HAD family phosphatase: MLEAVIFDMDGVIMDSEPIHHETEFDILKRFGVTEYPFSEHAQYVGMRTWDLWTGHIAKYGLNASAEELTIEGDEAYIAALKEKDFGPIEGLIELLDRIKANGTKMIVASSASRENIKLVLDKFAITRYFEGYVSSQDVEKTKPNPDIFLLAAKTLGVSPNNCVVIEDAKHGVQAAISASMKCIGYRNLNSGNQNLSKAHFIVESHHDIDLKMLDELIIDTLKH, encoded by the coding sequence ATGCTAGAAGCAGTAATATTTGATATGGATGGGGTAATCATGGACAGTGAACCCATTCATCATGAAACCGAGTTTGATATCCTTAAGCGTTTTGGCGTCACAGAATATCCGTTTTCGGAGCATGCGCAATATGTAGGTATGCGCACCTGGGATCTCTGGACCGGCCACATTGCCAAATACGGTTTGAACGCTTCGGCAGAGGAGTTGACCATAGAAGGAGACGAGGCCTATATCGCCGCGCTAAAAGAGAAAGACTTTGGTCCAATAGAAGGTTTGATTGAGCTATTGGATCGAATTAAAGCCAATGGCACCAAAATGATTGTAGCTTCTTCGGCTTCGAGGGAGAATATTAAACTGGTTTTGGATAAATTTGCCATTACCCGTTACTTCGAAGGCTATGTGAGTAGCCAAGATGTAGAAAAGACAAAACCCAATCCTGATATTTTTTTATTGGCTGCCAAAACATTGGGTGTAAGCCCCAATAATTGTGTGGTTATAGAAGATGCTAAACATGGCGTGCAGGCGGCAATTTCTGCTAGTATGAAATGTATTGGTTATCGAAATTTGAATTCTGGAAATCAGAATTTGAGTAAAGCACACTTTATCGTGGAATCTCATCATGACATAGACCTGAAAATGCTTGATGAATTGATTATTGATACACTAAAACACTAA